A portion of the Candidatus Nitrosotenuis aquarius genome contains these proteins:
- a CDS encoding TIGR00300 family protein gives MAKFSSEVEVRGHLIDSMILTKIFDVIMDLGGEFEVLQMTVGKKKKEPSYAKLQIQGKNQEHLDKILEQVYREGATPTVGKNVVLKAAPKDMVMPEDFYSTTNNTTEILLSGKWITVDNMMMDKCIVVKGNRASCTPIRDVRKGDLIVVGETGVKITPPERPREGSNVFAFMGSSSSSERPTQHIAKKVAEDIFKTKKSGGKIILVGGPAIVHTGAADSIAELIKLGYLDGVLAGNALAVHDIEYATLGTSLGMNVHDGSLAIKGHRNHMDTINAVFRAGSISEMVKKGILRRGIMYECIKNKIPFVLAGSIRDDGPLPDVITDTAIAQREYKKVLKDAKMVIMVSTMLHSIATGNMLPAHVKVIVVDINQPTVTKLMDRGTWQALGIVTDVGAFLPLVAQEIKKIRK, from the coding sequence ATGGCAAAATTTTCATCTGAAGTAGAGGTACGCGGACACCTAATTGATTCCATGATACTGACCAAGATTTTTGATGTGATAATGGACCTGGGAGGCGAGTTTGAGGTCCTGCAGATGACCGTTGGCAAAAAGAAAAAAGAGCCAAGCTATGCCAAGCTGCAAATCCAGGGCAAAAATCAAGAACACCTGGACAAGATACTGGAACAGGTCTATCGCGAAGGCGCAACTCCAACCGTTGGCAAAAATGTAGTGCTCAAGGCAGCGCCAAAGGACATGGTGATGCCAGAGGATTTCTACTCCACTACCAATAACACTACGGAGATTTTGCTTTCAGGCAAGTGGATCACAGTAGATAACATGATGATGGACAAGTGCATTGTAGTAAAAGGAAACAGGGCAAGCTGCACGCCAATCCGCGATGTTCGAAAAGGCGACCTAATTGTAGTTGGGGAAACAGGAGTCAAGATCACTCCGCCGGAGCGACCGCGAGAGGGCTCTAACGTATTTGCGTTTATGGGAAGTAGTAGTTCATCAGAGCGTCCAACTCAGCATATAGCAAAAAAGGTAGCAGAAGACATTTTCAAGACAAAAAAATCTGGTGGCAAAATTATTCTAGTTGGCGGTCCTGCCATTGTTCATACCGGCGCGGCTGATTCAATTGCAGAGCTGATCAAACTTGGATACCTTGATGGCGTGCTTGCTGGAAATGCTTTGGCGGTACACGACATAGAATATGCAACACTTGGAACATCGCTTGGCATGAATGTACATGATGGCTCACTTGCAATAAAGGGACATAGAAACCATATGGACACAATAAACGCGGTGTTTCGGGCAGGCTCTATTTCCGAGATGGTAAAGAAAGGAATACTCAGGCGCGGAATAATGTACGAGTGCATCAAAAATAAAATTCCATTCGTTTTGGCAGGATCTATTAGGGATGACGGGCCATTGCCGGACGTAATTACGGATACAGCAATTGCCCAGCGTGAATACAAAAAGGTGCTCAAGGACGCAAAAATGGTAATCATGGTCTCTACGATGCTTCATTCTATTGCTACTGGCAACATGCTTCCAGCACACGTCAAGGTAATTGTGGTGGACATCAACCAGCCAACCGTTACAAAGCTGATGGACAGAGGTACATGGCAGGCGCTGGGAATAGTCACTGATGTTGGTGCATTTTTGCCTCTGGTTGCTCAAGAGATAAAAAAAATACGAAAATAA
- a CDS encoding hydrolase: MSSQEKDELIRAQNELIGILFEIIKRFQANHTLDDEYFQIISGNPGESGKKRLDEILSEREENSRTISKLLEKIES, encoded by the coding sequence ATGTCATCACAAGAAAAAGACGAGCTCATCCGGGCGCAAAACGAACTAATCGGCATATTATTTGAGATAATCAAGAGATTCCAGGCAAACCACACACTGGATGATGAATATTTCCAGATAATCTCTGGCAACCCGGGAGAATCTGGAAAAAAAAGACTGGATGAGATTTTATCGGAAAGAGAGGAAAACAGCAGGACAATATCAAAACTGTTGGAGAAAATCGAGTCCTAG
- a CDS encoding sensor histidine kinase, with protein sequence MTWLVIAVFLFGAYSNEETALWTIGAQNIVLPGILVGAIIAKTRTEDPKSRKLLLWLGIFAVFSVVAESYAFLDEAYFGIGAFPSIADVFWLAGYGGLFVFFWKNFRQFQKIINKSISLLSIGIAAIFLIPAVLVAFQLGAEENMLGLATTLSYPVSDAIIMIPLSLGLMIFIKGIRNNSWVFLFMATSAFMVGDFVYPYYELDGTYHTGHPIDITWVLGYLFFAFAAITFDGKKLQHISKLKQDVEFFKFENIHRIIVPLMLGAIFAVTLTTIYQTQTLSETGSDDHSITYWLIGIMAAFTGAILTINHNLSKIVKTRTVELRSQTEKLENEIRRKNNLIQLQKQLETEIAHKSRELAQKSAILEKQNDALMAQSVELEAQREELRMQNQQLLEVDKQKAEFASMVTHELKTPLTPIMSWCEVLLDHSVLGQLNEGQKNAVLKIRHNATKELNLISDILDAEKLGLNQMKFNFRNVDVTSFVKELSENYSPVLAEKQILYMISCPKNLTIHVDEARLAQVLKNFINNSMDFVPKQNGTITLRIEQEENHAKFSVTDNGVGIPKEKQQNLFKKFYQIDTSPTRKHGGSGLGLAICKGIIESFGGSIGVESEPGIGSTFYFRIPLKSDAVAVA encoded by the coding sequence GTGACGTGGCTAGTAATTGCTGTATTTTTGTTTGGGGCATACAGCAACGAAGAGACTGCGCTTTGGACAATAGGTGCGCAAAACATTGTTTTGCCCGGCATCCTAGTTGGCGCCATAATTGCAAAGACTAGAACCGAGGATCCCAAATCAAGAAAACTCTTGCTGTGGTTGGGAATATTTGCGGTGTTTTCTGTTGTTGCAGAATCGTATGCGTTTTTGGACGAAGCATATTTTGGAATAGGTGCATTTCCAAGCATTGCAGATGTGTTTTGGCTTGCAGGCTATGGAGGATTATTTGTATTCTTTTGGAAAAACTTTAGACAGTTTCAGAAAATCATCAACAAAAGCATTTCATTATTGTCAATCGGAATTGCGGCAATATTTCTGATTCCAGCTGTGCTTGTAGCATTTCAGCTTGGTGCAGAAGAAAACATGCTAGGCCTTGCGACCACGTTGAGTTATCCAGTGTCTGATGCCATAATCATGATACCATTATCACTAGGACTGATGATATTCATCAAAGGAATCAGAAACAACTCCTGGGTATTTTTGTTCATGGCAACATCTGCGTTTATGGTTGGTGACTTTGTCTATCCATATTATGAGTTGGATGGGACATACCATACTGGCCATCCAATAGACATAACGTGGGTTTTAGGATACTTGTTTTTTGCATTTGCCGCAATAACATTTGATGGTAAAAAACTACAGCACATATCAAAACTAAAACAAGATGTCGAGTTTTTCAAATTCGAGAACATCCACAGAATAATTGTGCCACTAATGCTTGGTGCCATATTTGCGGTAACGTTGACTACAATTTACCAAACCCAGACATTATCAGAGACTGGCAGCGATGACCATTCCATAACATATTGGTTGATTGGCATAATGGCTGCATTCACAGGCGCTATTTTGACAATAAATCACAATCTATCAAAAATAGTCAAGACCAGAACGGTGGAGCTTAGGAGTCAAACAGAAAAACTAGAGAATGAGATAAGACGCAAAAACAACCTAATCCAATTACAAAAACAACTAGAAACCGAAATTGCGCACAAAAGCCGAGAGCTAGCTCAAAAATCAGCAATATTAGAAAAGCAAAACGATGCATTGATGGCCCAGAGCGTGGAACTTGAAGCGCAGCGGGAGGAATTGCGAATGCAGAATCAGCAACTGCTCGAAGTAGACAAGCAAAAGGCAGAGTTTGCATCGATGGTCACTCACGAGCTCAAGACACCGCTTACGCCAATTATGAGTTGGTGTGAAGTTCTATTAGATCACAGTGTTCTAGGCCAGCTAAACGAAGGTCAAAAAAACGCAGTCCTCAAAATCAGACACAATGCGACAAAAGAGCTTAATCTGATATCCGATATTTTAGATGCAGAAAAACTAGGCCTAAACCAAATGAAGTTCAACTTTAGAAATGTAGATGTGACATCTTTTGTAAAGGAATTATCAGAAAACTATTCCCCAGTTCTGGCAGAAAAACAAATTCTCTATATGATATCTTGCCCCAAGAATCTAACCATACATGTGGATGAGGCAAGGCTTGCCCAGGTTCTCAAGAACTTTATCAACAATTCAATGGACTTTGTTCCAAAGCAAAACGGCACAATAACACTTAGAATAGAACAGGAAGAAAATCACGCCAAGTTTTCAGTAACTGACAACGGTGTCGGAATACCAAAGGAAAAGCAACAAAACTTGTTCAAAAAATTCTACCAAATAGACACATCACCCACAAGAAAGCACGGTGGAAGCGGCCTCGGTCTTGCAATCTGCAAGGGAATAATCGAGTCCTTTGGTGGATCAATAGGCGTGGAAAGCGAGCCTGGAATAGGCTCTACATTTTATTTTAGAATACCATTAAAATCAGATGCTGTCGCAGTTGCCTAG
- a CDS encoding HD domain-containing protein: protein MKATLENSESLFEFILRLKTIPRTGWQKKVGIARPESVADHTYSVAAIAMIISDAKKLDTGKILKMAILHDLAESITGDLTPEDGPKSKKIRLENSAMKKIISHLDAKTQKQYWSIWMQYQKNTTREARLLHDVDKLEMALQAKVYSKSHPKKKLEQFFDSAKMYIVDSDVKKLLEKKP, encoded by the coding sequence TTGAAGGCGACACTCGAAAATTCTGAATCCCTCTTTGAATTTATTTTAAGACTAAAGACAATTCCCAGGACTGGCTGGCAAAAAAAGGTAGGAATTGCTCGGCCCGAATCGGTAGCCGATCATACTTATTCTGTTGCGGCAATTGCAATGATTATCTCTGATGCCAAAAAACTCGATACCGGCAAAATCCTCAAAATGGCAATACTGCACGACCTAGCAGAGTCCATAACTGGTGATTTGACGCCGGAAGACGGCCCAAAATCCAAAAAAATCCGACTAGAAAACTCTGCGATGAAAAAAATCATATCTCATTTGGATGCAAAAACGCAAAAACAGTACTGGTCTATTTGGATGCAATACCAAAAAAACACCACGCGCGAAGCAAGACTGCTCCATGATGTGGACAAGCTTGAAATGGCACTACAAGCTAAAGTCTACTCTAAATCACACCCAAAGAAGAAACTGGAGCAGTTTTTTGATTCTGCAAAAATGTACATTGTGGATTCTGATGTCAAAAAACTATTAGAAAAAAAACCCTAG